From one Streptomyces spiramyceticus genomic stretch:
- a CDS encoding acyl-CoA thioesterase, with protein sequence MTDQAPHSEADIPGKPTSASRTTLSHIMTGSDTNLLGTVHGGVIMKLVDDAAGAVAGRHSGGPAVTASMDEMVFLEPVRVGDLVHVKAQVNWTGRSSMEVGVRVLAERWNESTPATQVGSAYLVFAAVDADGKPRPVPQVVPETERDQRRYQEAQIRRTHRLARRRAIKELRDKRAAEGLDDSSVA encoded by the coding sequence ATGACAGACCAGGCCCCACACTCGGAAGCTGATATTCCGGGTAAGCCCACCTCCGCTTCGCGCACCACGCTCAGCCACATCATGACCGGCAGCGACACCAACCTCCTCGGCACGGTGCACGGCGGTGTGATCATGAAGCTGGTGGACGACGCGGCCGGAGCCGTCGCGGGACGGCACTCCGGCGGGCCCGCCGTCACCGCCTCCATGGACGAGATGGTCTTCCTGGAGCCGGTCAGGGTAGGAGACCTGGTTCATGTGAAGGCCCAGGTCAACTGGACGGGCCGGTCCTCGATGGAGGTCGGCGTACGCGTCCTGGCCGAGCGCTGGAACGAGTCGACCCCCGCGACGCAGGTCGGCAGCGCCTACCTCGTCTTCGCGGCCGTCGACGCGGACGGCAAGCCCCGTCCCGTGCCGCAGGTCGTTCCCGAGACGGAGCGCGACCAGCGCCGCTACCAGGAGGCCCAGATCCGCCGCACGCACCGCCTCGCCCGCCGCCGCGCGATCAAGGAGCTGCGCGACAAGCGCGCCGCCGAGGGCCTCGACGACTCATCGGTGGCGTGA